Proteins from a genomic interval of Helicoverpa zea isolate HzStark_Cry1AcR chromosome 31, ilHelZeax1.1, whole genome shotgun sequence:
- the LOC124645311 gene encoding capon-like protein isoform X1, with translation MSNHRDQSKQRKNEHLLKNLPTEVLLKARSTLFSLGGALKPKHEQQQQQRPKLPKQDSKDKKSHERLKPSRSEPEFSEVRKNKHRSRIEDVQPREYTGSMRPRPLSVGASKRYEKELEDYHIGGFLKEPSPLHRQFESAEEVCVQSRLVIPVMERLNPDVQVQDVSERPRKKLSFREPEIMSSGSATLGRSHKLMGVNSLSRRPNRLSLRSEPHSSSLEGLDSDLESQAMRIVRTVGQAFEVCHKMQINSPEQPAPSTSSAPDEPVAGGSDMAASKEAASECGASDAAASTTKVVIEEGAVGGREERPKHLDLLPPPPRKEGKRSVQRSAPAPTINLPDLPECVTKVDVATTGEEVGDTATPLSAQHQLQLLRERLEQQAQQTRAAVAQLLLLRDQLAAEQAARCEAQARTHQLLVHNKELLEHIAALVAHLQERERGSSRPISAQQLTLLPQIQKKIDMTINEAFKPDAAMCNGNRSPTNTEALINLIQNTRVNQNMENNNINFSPFCVSPVQETANGANSAPCFGGMTNEQIQNYLISKFQNMGGFPNGNEASKPAPTINYNQQFFQNSNAFPTIPPLTNHYSNSDIASLLNHQMYKDICSSNDELGNIAQAMSVGQSENSLYSNSQPTTSKDSSPEGSSSDEGAPFIMPLSHNCTLTATGEDGRVRLIVPVSPSESVSDVVESQAEAQGASGQTLRVPGQERPSTLLAPAAPITRTTSEKVPNRSEMMTALRSQWTRHTTK, from the exons ATGTCGAACCACCGGGACCAAAGTAAACAAAGGAAAAACGAACATCTATTGAAAAACTTACCGACTGAAGTGTTACTGAAAGCTCGAAGCACTCTCTTTTCGTTAGGAGGTGCACTCAAACCAAAACAtgagcaacaacaacaacaacgacCGAAACTACCAAAACAGGACTCCAAAGACAAAAAAAGTCATGAAAGACTGAAACCCAGCCGGTCTGAACCGGAGTTCAGTGAAGTTCGGAAAAATAAACACAGAAGTAGAATAGAAGACGTCCAACCTCGTGAATACACAGGTAGCATGAGACCGAGACCGTTGTCAGTAGGAGCGAGTAAACGATATGAGAAAGAGCTAGAGGATTATCACATCGGTGGGTTTCTGAAAGAGCCATCACCACTGCACCGGCAATTTGAATCAGCGGAAGAAGTTTGTGTACAATCTCGACTTGTTATACCCGTTATGGAAAGACTGAATCCAGATGTTCAAGTACAGGACGTTAGTGAAAGACCTAGGAAGAAACTATCCTTTCGCGAACCAGAGATTATGAGTAGTGGCAGTGCGACACTAGGCCGTTCACATAAGTTAATGGGAGTCAATAGTCTCTCCAGAAGACCTAATCGGTTATCGCTAAGATCCGAACCACACTCATCGAGTTTGGAAGGTTTAGACTCAGATTTAGAG AGTCAAGCTATGAGGATTGTGCGCACCGTGGGCCAAGCCTTCGAGGTGTGCCACAAGATGCAGATCAACTCGCCTGAGCAACCCGCTCCATCGACGTCCTCAGCTCCTGATGAACCAGTCGCCGGCGGGAGTGACATGGCCGCCTCTAAAG AAGCGGCTTCGGAGTGCGGTGCGTCTGATGCTGCGGCCTCGACCACGAAGGTGGTGATTGAAGAGGGAGCAGTGGGAGGACGTGAGGAACGACCCAAGCATTTGGATCTGCTGCCGCCGCCTCCTAGGAAGGAAGGGAAACGATCTGTTCAG CGCTCAGCCCCAGCTCCAACCATCAACCTACCGGACCTACCCGAGTGCGTCACCAAAGTGGATGTAGCAACAACCGGGGAAGAAGTCGGCGACACAGCAACACCGCTGAGCGCGCAACATCAACTGCAACTGTTGCGAGAACGTCTCGAGCAACAAGCGCAACAGACTCGCGCGGCTGTTGCACAACTTCTGTTGCTGAGGGATCAACTTGCTGCCGAGCAGGCCGCGCGTTGTGAAGCTCAG GCCCGCACTCACCAGCTCTTGGTGCATAACAAAGAACTCCTTGAGCACATTGCAGCCCTGGTCGCGCACTTGCAAGAACGCGAGAGGGGGTCGTCTCGACCAATCAGCGCTCAGCAATTGACACTCTTGCCCCAG ATTCAGAAAAAAATAGACATGACGATAAATGAAGCCTTCAAGCCCGATGCTGCAATGTGCAACGGCAACCGCTCTCCCACCAACACTGAGGCTCTAATTAACCTGATCCAGAACACTAGAGTCAATCAAAacatggaaaataataatatcaactTCTCTCCATTCTGCGTGTCACCAGTCCAAGAGACGGCCAACGGTGCAAACTCAGCACCATGCTTCGGTGGAATGACCAACGAGCAGATTCAAAATTACTTGATATCAAAATTCCAAAATATGGGAGGTTTCCCGAATGGCAACGAAGCGAGCAAGCCTGCACCCACTATTAACTACAACCAGCAGTTCTTTCAAAACAGCAACGCGTTCCCGACCATCCCGCCGCTAACTAACCACTACAGCAACTCTGACATTGCGAGCTTGCTGAACCACCAGATGTACAAGGATATCTGCAGTTCGAATGACGAGCTCGGGAACATCGCGCAGGCCATGAGCGTGGGCCAGTCAGAGAACTCTCTGTACAGCAATAGTCAGCCGACGACTTCGAAGGATTCCAGTCCGGAAGGCTCCAGCTCGGATGAGGGAGCTCCGTTCATAATGCCGCTGTCTCACAACTGCACGCTGACGGCGACTGGTGAGGACGGTCGCGTTCGGCTCATCGTGCCGGTGAGCCCTTCGGAGAGCGTGTCGGACGTGGTGGAGTCGCAGGCTGAGGCTCAGGGCGCGTCGGGCCAGACGCTGCGCGTGCCCGGGCAGGAGCGGCCGAGCACGCTGCTCGCGCCCGCGGCCCCCATCACGCGCACCACGAGCGAGAAGGTGCCCAACCGGAGCGAGATGATGACGGCGCTGCGCTCGCAGTGGACCCGCCACACCACCAAGTGA